The Coffea arabica cultivar ET-39 chromosome 4e, Coffea Arabica ET-39 HiFi, whole genome shotgun sequence genome includes a window with the following:
- the LOC113741081 gene encoding cytosolic sulfotransferase 13, which produces MSSPVPSDLHELPKVENWWGFAILFRWEGFWYRPHTLEAAIAAKSSFQAEDDHVVLASQPKAGTAWLKSLVFCIINSNAMYQDDPLAKTFPHDLIPSIWSPIINSSSSPPKVYHVHRPYRMLPDSIKKIKVYDCIYYSRSQGCAGVIMTLVQASFYKYVQ; this is translated from the coding sequence ATGTCATCACCTGTGCCTTCTGACCTTCATGAACTCCCAAAGGTGGAGAACTGGTGGGGATTTGCTATTCTTTTCCGGTGGGAGGGCTTCTGGTATAGACCTCATACACTAGAAGCAGCCATAGCTGCTAAATCAAGTTTCCAAGCTGAAGATGATCATGTGGTGCTAGCATCTCAACCCAAGGCAGGAACTGCCTGGCTTAAAAGCCTTGTTTTCTGCATTATAAATAGCAATGCCATGTATCAGGATGATCCTTTGGCAAAAACATTTCCACATGACCTGATTCCTTCTATCTGGAGTCCAATCATCAATTCATCAAGCAGTCCACCAAAGGTATATCACGTTCACAGACCTTACAGAATGCTACCTGATTCCATCAAAAAAATCAAGGTGTACGATTGTATATATTACTCGAGATCCCAAGGATGTGCTGGCGTCATTATGACACTTGTGCAAGCATCCTTTTACAAGTATGTGCAGTAG
- the LOC113742694 gene encoding cytosolic sulfotransferase 7-like isoform X2 has protein sequence MESQGVNQTGHAKDELPRVEKWWGRFDLYKYDGFWYRLDLLEGAIAAKSNFQAQDDDVLLSSLPKSGTTWLKSLMVSIMDNHAARTFNNINDAKDQYDLLEENFPHDLIPCMESRIFNPLRASENPTLKAQPRLHHTHVPYSMLSESAKNSGCKIVYIARDPKDVLVSLWYFVNSAKKPEEEPYPMEDAFDSFCKGVHAFGPFHDHVLGYWKESLARPDKILCLRYEDMKMNPRGEVTKLASFLGRPFINDDEVDRIISRCSLERLKGMQVNKEGRADSGLPKSSFFRRGVVGDWKNHLTPEMKERLDEIARKKFQGAGLDIYYP, from the exons ATGGAGAGCCAAGGAGTTAATCAAACAG GCCATGCAAAAGATGAACTGCCAAGGGTGGAAAAATGGTGGGGTCGTTTTGATCTTTATAAGTACGATGGCTTTTGGTACAGACTTGATTTGCTGGAAGGAGCCATAGCTGCTAAATCAAATTTTCAGGCTCAAGACGATGATGTTCTGCTTTCATCTCTACCAAAATCCGGAACTACCTGGCTTAAATCTCTTATGGTCTCCATTATGGACAATCATGCTGCTCGGACTTTCAACAATATCAATGATGCCAAGGATCAGTATGaccttttggaagaaaattttcctCACGACTTGATTCCATGTATGGAGTCGAGAATCTTCAACCCATTAAGAGCATCAGAAAACCCAACTTTAAAAGCTCAACCAAGATTACATCATACTCATGTACCTTATTCAATGTTGTCTGAATCGGCCAAAAACTCAGGCTGTAAGATTGTATACATTGCTCGAGATCCCAAAGATGTACTGGTGTCACTATGGTACTTCGTCAATTCAGCTAAGAAGCCCGAGGAGGAACCATATCCTATGGAAGATGCCTTTGATAGTTTCTGTAAAGGAGTTCACGCCTTTGGACCTTTCCATGATCATGTTCTTGGCTACTGGAAAGAAAGCTTAGCTAGGCCTGATAAGATACTCTGTTTGAGGTATGAGGACATGAAAATGAACCCTAGAGGTGAAGTGACTAAGCTGGCTTCATTTCTTGGTCGACCTTTTATTAATGATGATGAGGTTGATAGGATTATATCGAGATGCAGTCTTGAAAGGCTCAAAGGTATGCAGGTAAACAAGGAAGGACGTGCAGACAGTGGGCTGCCTAAGAGTTCCTTCTTCAGGCGTGGTGTTGTTGGGGATTGGAAAAATCACTTGACACCAGAAATGAAGGAACGTCTCGATGAAATCGCTCGCAAGAAATTTCAAGGGGCTGGTTTGGATATATACTATCCTTAA
- the LOC113742694 gene encoding cytosolic sulfotransferase 7-like isoform X1: MESQGVNQTDEFKNQITSSTLSPGHAKDELPRVEKWWGRFDLYKYDGFWYRLDLLEGAIAAKSNFQAQDDDVLLSSLPKSGTTWLKSLMVSIMDNHAARTFNNINDAKDQYDLLEENFPHDLIPCMESRIFNPLRASENPTLKAQPRLHHTHVPYSMLSESAKNSGCKIVYIARDPKDVLVSLWYFVNSAKKPEEEPYPMEDAFDSFCKGVHAFGPFHDHVLGYWKESLARPDKILCLRYEDMKMNPRGEVTKLASFLGRPFINDDEVDRIISRCSLERLKGMQVNKEGRADSGLPKSSFFRRGVVGDWKNHLTPEMKERLDEIARKKFQGAGLDIYYP, from the exons ATGGAGAGCCAAGGAGTTAATCAAACAG ATGAGTTCAAAAACCAAATTACATCATCGACCTTGTCTCCAGGCCATGCAAAAGATGAACTGCCAAGGGTGGAAAAATGGTGGGGTCGTTTTGATCTTTATAAGTACGATGGCTTTTGGTACAGACTTGATTTGCTGGAAGGAGCCATAGCTGCTAAATCAAATTTTCAGGCTCAAGACGATGATGTTCTGCTTTCATCTCTACCAAAATCCGGAACTACCTGGCTTAAATCTCTTATGGTCTCCATTATGGACAATCATGCTGCTCGGACTTTCAACAATATCAATGATGCCAAGGATCAGTATGaccttttggaagaaaattttcctCACGACTTGATTCCATGTATGGAGTCGAGAATCTTCAACCCATTAAGAGCATCAGAAAACCCAACTTTAAAAGCTCAACCAAGATTACATCATACTCATGTACCTTATTCAATGTTGTCTGAATCGGCCAAAAACTCAGGCTGTAAGATTGTATACATTGCTCGAGATCCCAAAGATGTACTGGTGTCACTATGGTACTTCGTCAATTCAGCTAAGAAGCCCGAGGAGGAACCATATCCTATGGAAGATGCCTTTGATAGTTTCTGTAAAGGAGTTCACGCCTTTGGACCTTTCCATGATCATGTTCTTGGCTACTGGAAAGAAAGCTTAGCTAGGCCTGATAAGATACTCTGTTTGAGGTATGAGGACATGAAAATGAACCCTAGAGGTGAAGTGACTAAGCTGGCTTCATTTCTTGGTCGACCTTTTATTAATGATGATGAGGTTGATAGGATTATATCGAGATGCAGTCTTGAAAGGCTCAAAGGTATGCAGGTAAACAAGGAAGGACGTGCAGACAGTGGGCTGCCTAAGAGTTCCTTCTTCAGGCGTGGTGTTGTTGGGGATTGGAAAAATCACTTGACACCAGAAATGAAGGAACGTCTCGATGAAATCGCTCGCAAGAAATTTCAAGGGGCTGGTTTGGATATATACTATCCTTAA